From the genome of Malus sylvestris chromosome 13, drMalSylv7.2, whole genome shotgun sequence:
tgaaaatagtcctaccaaacaagtttttaaggtctaaaatttgaaaattgttttttagtttaaaaagttggattcaaataGAGTACCAAACAtgtccttaatttttttaatgaatttagaggTACTCAATcgagattttaagtgattctttgaaattcaacgtgaattcaatcaggattttactAAATTATATTAAACTTTCCTGGTTTATTCAATTAGgaatttattttaaagaattttaaaaggctgatgaattagagggaatttgagagatttcatATAAGCATTCACAAATTTCACCTCTCATCTTGAGATTTctagggaattgaatcaaaaaaATTTATGAAATCTTTACAAATCAATTTAACTCTCTTAAattccatggatttataaatccattaaaatctctcaaattctcaattgaatatacCCTCTTAAACTTTGTGTTTTCAACTTAATCATATCAGTCTTTGTCTTGATTCGAGAATAATTCTTTTTAATACATACATTGTTATCTACAATAAAGAAGTAGCGAAATGAACTAAATCTTACAATTAACTAGCCATAATAATTCTGCTCAAATTTGTTCCAAAAACTTTACTTACAAGCGTTTTTTTGtagcatttgaaaaaaaaacatgtttcttactcataaaaaataatttttagaaaaagCACGTACCAATATTTGTAAGCATTCAAAATGCTTTTTTTAAGCGTTTTAAcgtatttataaaaaattacctttaacatgggtgtttttttttttaagcactttcaaataaacccttaatttaGCTAATTTAACGCATGTGCTTTTAATTCAGTTTAGTCTTTAGGCTTTTTCTCGTTAACCATTTTGTTAAAAATAGAGACTTGAGTGTATTCAAACGGTCcctatgttttttcttttcgccGATTAGTCCTTTGAAAAATCATATGTTATAATTTTGGCTAGTTTGGTCCTTTATATTTAACATAGCACCCTACATATTGCTTGTATGGTGTCACTTGGTCCTAGAATTTCGAGGAGTCTAAATAGAGAATGGATCAAAGAATTAGCAAAATATTGAAGGTTTTTTAACATCTTAACCATTATGTTTTGGACTATTAAACAAGGAAATTTAGCCAAACATTCCATATGTTATGGCAAAACACTAAATCATGGCCCTAAATCGAACACCGAATCTCAAATCTATAATGTTTGGGCGTTGCTGCCATTAACACATTTTCTATTCTTCTTCAACCTTTTCATGCCTTGTGCAGAACCGGATCTCCTTTAGATCCAAATAAATTGAGCCTAAGGATCAAAGGATCCGGGccgttgaaatttaatccaacaactacaattattataacttttggAAGGCCTCCtgttttagccgttggatcaaactTCAACGGTCCAAACCCTTTGCTCAAGAAGCTCAGTTTATTTGGGCCAAATGGGATCCGGTTTCGCCTTATGCATCAAATGGgtaaatttctttttaaataactaacatgaaataaatcaaactttttagccaaaatggtccttaaGATTGTCATAACTCCCCACTTTGGTTTGTGATGATGAAAATTGATAAAAGTAATCCCTGAGTTTGTTCAcgtaaattattttggtcaGTCCGTGAAAATCTATCAATATCCCCGTTAAGATGGAATGTGGACGACCATGTGACCACATTTTTAAGGATAGTTTGTGAAATCAACTCCTTCACTTATAACACATATATTAACAGATTTTTCACATACTTACCGAAATGATTTATAGCAGACAAACTCTGAGACTActtctttcaattttcattatCAGAGACCATAGTGAAGAATTATATCAATCTTATGtatcattttaactaaaaagcaAACAAATCGAGTGGCATCCTTGTACTccccatttttctttattttaagaGGGGTGCAAACAtgtcacttaatactacagtctagtagtatttcTCTTCAATTGTAAATGAGAGTACTTAAGTTCGATTCCtaccaaaaacgaatttgaaccacattattgttagctcattatgaggctaaaccTACTCCCTcccctttaatgtagataatatcatttgttcaataaaaaaaaggtgtAAACCATTTTGTTCAGCAAGTGACCATTTACCATAGTGGTGGAAATGAATTGAACCCTTACATGGCGGCATGAGTTTGAACTTCGTCAATAACTAATCTAAcgaaatctatcgtttgacaaaaaaaaaaaacacttttttcttcaaataaaaTATACATATTTAATCCTTAACAAAGTTTTTCCTAACTCTTAGATGCCATAGCATATATACAATCCAAAGGGATCATTCATTAAGTTTTTAAGAGTCTAGAGTTTTAATTTGGGACGCTATCCTATTTTGGTGGTGACGGACCACTCTTCGTTGAGTGCGAGAAAATCTGACACGCATGACATTCAACAACGTATATTCTGGTTTCAAGAATAGCCACCGGGGGTGGTCCCCTGGCAACATTCCAGTCAATTTTCTCACCAAACTTCCTACATAACATGCGTCCCATCCTACTGACATGCATATTTTTCTAAAATTGTTCTCTCCGGTCAATTATATTATACTACCGTTTGATCATACGAAGAAAAAGATCGATATTCAATGGAATGCACGTCAAAAACAAATGTGAATAGGAAGAAACTACACCTTATCTTTTTCACTTGTTCAGATTAATTAACAGACAAAAATTCATTATGAGTACTTAAACGAAGGGGCGACGATTTCGAACGTATCACGTTAACATTATTCGAAACTTGCACGAATGCAAGAATTGACGACAACTTGATCAGTACTCGTATATGTGGGGTAGTTGCATTTTCTCCAACCATCCATGAATTGTTTTGAGAGGTAATTTTCAACATCGCTcttgttataaataaataaataaaattaaaatagggTGCTTGCACCAGAGAGTCTCCCTCAAGCCCAAAaaatggagagatttttcaatttgaCCAGTACATGAGGTGGTAtatcacgtgtcactatacaaattgtgagatatgtatgttaaaaagttaataacttaaaaagtaaaatttcccaccacttacCTAAAAACACGCGGTGTACCACCCATATTtccgtcacaataaaaaaagtTCTTCAAAAAAAGTGCATGCATTACGTACTTCCAATAATATCAGAGTGTGAAATAGATAGAAAGTTATtaatcaaatataaataattaaacaattcAAGTTCTAAGAATCTGAATTCCTGACACGTacattttttgtttcaaattaaACTACACAATAATATAGTTACAAACTGCAGCTTGCATGTAAAATAGAGAAGTGCTTAGCTCTTAAGGTTGAGGAGAGTTCATCCTCAAAATATTTATCGACTTATTTACAAAACTTCGTACTTATAAtcgtaattgtttatattataaattactatgtaaaaattgtttatacaaaaaaatcaattaaaactaagaccGTTTAGtcaatcaattgtagcaaaaaATAAACGGTTTGCAATACTTTTATCAAATCCATTCGCATGTTTTTATACAGTTcgatgactaaacgatcttagttttagttgattttttttgtagagATAATCTTTACAAAGTTATTTATAATATAGACAATTCTAATCATAAGCACGAAATTTTGTGAACATGTCataaagtattttaaagtaaAGCTCCTCCTCAATTGTACAAGTCTTACCCTGTAAGATATTAATTATGTCTCTCTGCACCGTGCATATTgacatataattaattaaaatggaGTGTAGATTTTCATCTGGCTCAAAATATGCTCAAAGTTATCAGTAGACTTCTCGATGGGATGAGAATGCATGCCTTCATAAGTTGTCACAACGACTCCTTCATCTTTTGTTAACCTTTGAACTTGCTTTTTCACATTGCAACCGTGATGTGTGCACCTGTAGTAGCTTCtgcaaaaatataaacaaatctACAAGTTAATTCATTATTCTTGATCGCTTAACATGTGgaaattaatggatttattttCTATGCATGTTTGAATATGTATATTGTAATGTTTTCTGAGCACTAGTTCTATAAGAGCAGTTGAAGAATCAGTATTCTGTCTCCTATTCTTAATagaaaagaattaattaatttctgtATACATTGAGGATTAACTAGACCaagttcctttttcttttctttttttatcccCTGATATATctgaatttaattattttaaaatacaacATTAAAAATTTCTCGGTGACCTTATTGAATAAAATTGAGAtttcatcataaaaccaattagcaatataGAGAGTAACTTTAACTATTTATAAGTACATACAACGCCCCATCTTTCTCCagtgtgagattcattctcagaAGCAGGAGCTGCAACACAAAGAACAAGCTGACTGCACTGGCACTCCTTGTTATACAACTACTAATAACACTGTTTTCAAATACATATTCAAACATGTAGTTATAgatcattttaattaatttgttcacttaattaattaatacaatCTATAAGGATTAAACTGTAGTGAAGTGAACTTTTCAACCAAGTCGATCGAGAGAATTTGCAAGGCTAAAGAAGCCAAAGGACACCATATGATACATATGCCAAATGAAGAAATTGTTTAGTAAGATACTAGGAGAGCAAGGAAACCCTTAAACAAGAAGCGTAAATACATGCATTCTCATAGGCACCCTAATGCAACCTTGGCACATATTGTTGCTTTCTTACACTGTTGCTCACCTCAACCAACTCCCATATATGTATTCACATCAACTTTTATGGTTATATTCTTCAAGTTTATTTGCCTGCCTATTCATCTTATATATGCCGTCTATGACCTCTATCCAACCATTGTCGGTAGCCTAGCTCGCAAAGAGCTGATCAGAGGAAACAGAAGGCTAGGAGCTATAAAGTATATGAAATGATCATGATCCATAtatatctatttatttatttatttatacatatacacacacacacacaccatacaTAACAGAGCTAATTAAGAAGCTAGCTACATGTATGTATGTACGTACCTTGGAAATTTGTTGTTCTTCACGGCTTTTTGACCATACTTCCTCCATCTATATCCATCATCAAGTATATCAACTTGACTCCTTGTTTGAAAAGCATATCTGggctttcttatttttttctgaTCTCCTTTTTTCATCCCTAATCTCACAGTTGCTTCACCACTTTCAGATCCTCCAAAGCTTTTTCCCTGAGAACTAAAATTGTTCTTAATCATATTGTTTGAAGCCTCCATCTCTGACATCAGCCCTAAGAACCCATTCGATGATTTCCTATTTTGGAATTGGTGAGGATCATTACTATTGTAAACGTGATGAGCTGGGTTCCCCATGTTCAACGACAGGGGAGAAGGAGCAGGCGCCGTGGATGAAGAAAAGAATGTTGGGTAATTTTCcatcagagagagaaagaaatagagattggggggggggggggggggggtttagtGACGATAATTGATTTAGGGATTTATTTATAGATTGTATGCCCTGTGATTTTCTACTTTTCTGATTGGAAACTTAGAATTATTTAAGGGTGAAGGCGGCTAGGTGGCTGCGAGCGTCCATGAGCTTCTTTTGTCGTATGCTTGATGTCGTAAACGGCACGTAAGTGCTGAGATTAATAAAGAAATGGCCACTTCCACAAGGATAATCCATCATCAACCCTGATTAGTACGATTTTATGGGACTTCATGAATCTTAAGGGTGAAAATTCATGTAAAGCCTGTCACTTGATTGTTAGGGAAATTCTATGGCCTCATGAATCTTAAAGGTGTATGGTTTTTTGAATATTACATCATAATCTCAAAGTTTATGGTAAGGTTATACAAATCATATTATTTATTACACCACTACCATTGATTTTTACATCATTAACGAGTTGTTCCAATAAAAGTAAGTTATCATAAGTGGACATCTTGGAATTACGCATTATCAGTCACTTTGGGCTCCTAACTTTCATATTTAGTGGTGTTACAATATGATATTAAGTTGTTAACTTTCAACGTCTTAATTACAAGAAATATAAGGTTACCTGCATTATAATAAAAGGTTACAATCCAATGTGACGTGAATTTCGAAGTGCACACATCAGCAACGACAGCGGATTGAACGGACACACGAGAAAGGGATGACACACAAGAAACTCATGCTGCTTAAAAttcaataataatattttaaacgtCCCCTAAACCCTGAATTACATTGTGcttaaatagagaaaataaccTAGAGCCTTAACAAGAAATTAAAATACATAAGAAAAATACTTAATTTCCTTGTCTGATAAGCAAttatggaaaataaaataataacttaaTTTATTACAAATTAAGAATAATTCCTTGGTTTTTACCCTACATCACAAAGTTACAGAATAATAATGGTCACTTAGTATTATGTTGTAGGGTTTTActcttcacttacaagtgaatggTTTTATGTTTAACTCTTGTTGAGGTGAGTTTGAAGCAAAATATTATGGCTGCCATATTATGTAGCTTAGCCCACGTCCCTCACCCCTTAATActattgtattaaaaaaaatgttacatAATAATAGTAAGGTTAGTTATAACACAAAATAACATTATAACGTTGATTTTTAAGTTGTGGACGTCAAATGTCATGTTACACTATCGAGATAGATTATTATGA
Proteins encoded in this window:
- the LOC126597693 gene encoding probable WRKY transcription factor 75, which produces MENYPTFFSSSTAPAPSPLSLNMGNPAHHVYNSNDPHQFQNRKSSNGFLGLMSEMEASNNMIKNNFSSQGKSFGGSESGEATVRLGMKKGDQKKIRKPRYAFQTRSQVDILDDGYRWRKYGQKAVKNNKFPRSYYRCTHHGCNVKKQVQRLTKDEGVVVTTYEGMHSHPIEKSTDNFEHILSQMKIYTPF